In a genomic window of Flavobacterium lipolyticum:
- a CDS encoding DUF2314 domain-containing protein, translating into MENTPTFFADGENPKMIEAYQKAQETFKYFWRELSWEYRRIVPGLDVACVKLAFTQEIDGETVVEHMWINDINFDGDTIYGILVNQPNDLTNVNNGDEVQIPVNQISDWLYASQGKTYGAFTIHAMRSEMSEEEREDHDEAWGLEFGDYNDILVVSDQKEKPENLIEHPMSKNIKESLIDFVKNNPEELSATDELGYTFLHRETIAGNKTSVEVLLESGADTKVKTNNGKTALDFAKQLNWEHLIPLL; encoded by the coding sequence ATGGAAAACACACCTACCTTCTTTGCCGACGGAGAAAATCCAAAAATGATCGAAGCCTATCAAAAAGCACAAGAAACCTTTAAATATTTTTGGAGAGAATTATCCTGGGAATACCGCCGAATTGTTCCGGGACTTGACGTTGCCTGCGTAAAACTAGCCTTTACTCAGGAAATTGATGGTGAAACTGTAGTCGAACACATGTGGATCAACGATATCAATTTTGACGGTGATACCATTTACGGCATCTTAGTAAATCAGCCTAACGATTTAACCAATGTTAACAATGGCGACGAAGTACAAATTCCCGTAAATCAAATAAGCGATTGGCTATATGCGTCTCAGGGTAAAACCTACGGAGCCTTTACAATACATGCGATGCGTTCAGAAATGAGTGAAGAGGAAAGAGAAGATCATGATGAAGCCTGGGGCTTAGAATTTGGAGATTACAACGATATTCTGGTTGTTTCAGATCAAAAAGAAAAACCTGAAAACCTCATAGAACACCCAATGAGCAAAAACATAAAAGAAAGCCTTATTGATTTTGTCAAAAATAATCCCGAAGAACTTAGCGCGACAGATGAACTTGGTTATACTTTTTTACATCGCGAAACCATTGCAGGAAATAAAACCTCTGTTGAAGTTTTACTGGAATCGGGAGCAGACACAAAAGTTAAGACCAACAATGGCAAGACCGCCCTTGACTTTGCAAAACAACTAAACTGGGAACATTTAATTCCTTTGTTGTAG
- a CDS encoding TPM domain-containing protein produces MKKIVLVVTFALLLPAMVIAQTKTETPDVFAKSTNYVNDFEKILTSSQTKNLSDFLKAGETKTKTKITIVTLSSIAPYTNLTDYSSDLEQYLVSKLKIDSSILIVLSKQLRQIQIQGVNKLRPKMSDQEIKDIVSAYVLPELKKGDYYKALQEGSIQLIKKLE; encoded by the coding sequence ATGAAAAAAATAGTGCTCGTAGTAACATTCGCTCTTCTTTTACCTGCAATGGTTATTGCGCAAACCAAAACTGAAACGCCTGATGTTTTTGCAAAATCTACTAATTATGTAAATGATTTTGAAAAAATCCTTACTTCAAGCCAAACCAAAAATCTGAGCGACTTTTTGAAAGCCGGCGAAACTAAAACTAAAACTAAAATTACTATTGTAACCCTCTCCTCAATAGCACCATACACTAATCTTACCGATTATTCTTCAGACCTTGAACAGTATCTGGTTTCTAAACTAAAAATAGACTCCTCTATTTTAATCGTTTTAAGCAAGCAACTGAGACAAATTCAGATTCAGGGCGTCAATAAACTACGTCCAAAAATGAGCGATCAGGAAATTAAAGACATCGTATCAGCTTATGTATTACCGGAATTGAAAAAAGGCGATTATTATAAAGCCTTACAGGAAGGTTCGATTCAGCTTATTAAAAAACTGGAGT
- a CDS encoding DUF6620 family protein, whose protein sequence is MFKKLFGALTGDNKQENQNYETQTSNNNYENDYEDNDQETEYDPETLHGTHYSVEDFDNEVAERSEAWITDERASGENLDEKDVQNIYFNYRREVYKEWNNCDSDQMIRFEHANSLKYSGVQVSGFVKVEDNNPFLEPVHGVDLRTYTAMCLKISAGIDYLEVCKAMGFEPAVWEELNTIWPQRMGEDTSFTVTTLFGQYYAENVTVPQLENLKAETSEEGAANLEKIRTDRYFYEELAGARQAAYEYGIDGAQWILENFGINLADFQSVAMQWMTEQNQNWNSEDINEFFNYQQEKQKEYAAKFAAEQGGNIADDINF, encoded by the coding sequence ATGTTTAAAAAACTTTTTGGAGCCTTAACCGGAGACAACAAACAGGAAAATCAAAATTATGAAACTCAAACTTCAAACAATAATTATGAAAATGATTATGAAGATAACGATCAGGAAACAGAATATGATCCCGAAACTTTACACGGCACACATTATTCTGTAGAAGATTTCGACAATGAAGTAGCAGAAAGATCTGAAGCATGGATCACAGACGAACGCGCAAGTGGAGAAAATCTTGACGAAAAAGACGTTCAAAATATCTACTTTAATTACAGAAGAGAAGTATATAAGGAATGGAACAACTGTGATTCAGATCAGATGATTCGTTTTGAGCACGCCAATTCTTTAAAATACAGCGGAGTTCAGGTTTCAGGATTTGTAAAAGTAGAGGACAACAATCCGTTTTTGGAGCCCGTACATGGAGTAGATTTAAGAACTTATACTGCAATGTGTCTTAAAATAAGCGCCGGGATAGATTATCTTGAAGTATGCAAAGCAATGGGATTTGAACCGGCAGTTTGGGAAGAACTAAATACGATCTGGCCACAGCGTATGGGTGAAGATACTTCGTTTACGGTTACTACTTTATTTGGTCAATATTATGCCGAAAATGTAACCGTACCACAATTAGAGAATCTGAAAGCCGAAACTTCAGAAGAAGGAGCCGCTAATCTTGAAAAAATCAGAACAGATCGTTACTTCTACGAAGAACTTGCCGGAGCCAGACAGGCAGCTTATGAATACGGAATTGATGGTGCTCAGTGGATTCTGGAAAACTTCGGAATTAATTTAGCGGATTTCCAATCTGTTGCCATGCAATGGATGACCGAGCAAAATCAAAACTGGAACTCTGAAGACATTAACGAATTCTTCAATTACCAACAGGAAAAACAAAAAGAGTATGCCGCTAAATTTGCCGCAGAACAAGGTGGAAACATCGCAGACGATATCAATTTCTAA